The Sediminispirochaeta smaragdinae DSM 11293 genome has a segment encoding these proteins:
- a CDS encoding UvrB/UvrC motif-containing protein has product MCGKNEAIIHVQQISNGELKEIHLCASCAGKSGIVATDGNNAALDLGNLLGDALGTLFAEDKGQHENFPECCSSCGTTADEIKENGKVGCPDCYSQFHSLIQAMQEREMTPAAYRGKIPKRLKTFKACLIDKALLQSQLEEAVAGEEYERAARLRDAISRIENGL; this is encoded by the coding sequence ATGTGTGGAAAGAATGAGGCCATCATTCATGTTCAGCAAATTAGCAACGGAGAGCTGAAAGAGATTCATCTCTGTGCCTCCTGTGCAGGCAAAAGTGGAATCGTTGCCACCGACGGCAATAATGCCGCTTTAGATTTGGGGAATCTCCTTGGTGATGCATTGGGGACGCTTTTTGCCGAGGATAAGGGGCAACATGAGAATTTTCCCGAATGCTGTTCGTCCTGTGGCACTACCGCTGATGAGATCAAAGAAAACGGAAAAGTCGGATGTCCCGACTGCTATTCTCAGTTTCACTCTCTCATCCAGGCTATGCAGGAACGTGAAATGACCCCGGCGGCTTATCGTGGCAAGATCCCAAAGCGCCTAAAAACCTTTAAGGCCTGTCTGATCGATAAGGCCCTGCTACAGTCTCAGCTTGAAGAGGCTGTAGCAGGCGAAGAGTACGAACGGGCGGCACGTCTTCGAGATGCGATATCAAGAATCGAGAACGGATTATAA
- a CDS encoding ATP--guanido phosphotransferase translates to MDEQNFSFPHWGTGEASDIVLQVTSELRRNLSSYAFPDALDEEERKTVTDAILAAAVDLPPFEGVDGMPPLRRKMFRDAGLLSDPQAGDRRFFCMDAGQWRWCLLLDRDHIAVSGRCPGMELKQSYVLASEWEEILEKKLDFAFALDMGYLLSDISASGNALFHSAWLFLPALGWNGNREAIFRSLMEEGYWIRGNANGENEEEEELFEIGTEYSFGMSEDESINKFAHMLELLVHYEKKTRRMIDQERLSLVKDRVFRAYGIAASAERIDSAEGHRLVLSLLLGVSFGLVKLPPERLVELLWLAGDATVRFRNNGNPGVERIDYIRSRLGIDRLIGGFDV, encoded by the coding sequence ATGGACGAGCAAAACTTTTCCTTCCCTCACTGGGGTACAGGAGAGGCTTCCGATATTGTTCTTCAGGTGACATCGGAACTGAGGCGGAACCTTTCTTCGTATGCCTTTCCCGATGCCCTTGATGAAGAGGAGCGAAAAACGGTGACGGATGCCATTCTCGCCGCAGCCGTTGATCTTCCCCCCTTTGAGGGTGTAGACGGTATGCCGCCTTTGCGCAGGAAAATGTTTCGGGATGCGGGACTCTTGAGTGATCCTCAGGCCGGAGACCGGAGATTTTTCTGTATGGATGCTGGACAGTGGCGATGGTGTCTCCTGTTGGACCGTGACCACATTGCAGTCTCTGGACGTTGCCCCGGTATGGAGCTGAAACAGAGCTACGTATTGGCGTCTGAATGGGAGGAAATACTCGAGAAAAAACTCGATTTTGCTTTTGCTCTTGATATGGGGTATCTTTTGTCTGATATTTCGGCAAGCGGTAACGCCCTCTTTCATAGTGCCTGGCTCTTTCTTCCCGCTTTAGGCTGGAACGGGAACCGGGAAGCGATCTTTCGAAGTTTAATGGAAGAAGGATACTGGATTCGCGGAAACGCGAATGGAGAGAATGAAGAGGAAGAAGAACTATTTGAAATAGGCACCGAATATTCTTTCGGGATGAGTGAAGATGAGAGTATAAATAAATTTGCACATATGCTAGAATTGCTAGTACATTATGAGAAGAAAACACGGAGGATGATTGACCAGGAGCGATTATCTCTGGTCAAAGATCGTGTATTCCGTGCCTACGGGATAGCCGCTTCGGCGGAGCGGATTGACTCTGCTGAGGGACACCGCCTTGTTCTTTCTCTATTGCTCGGCGTCTCCTTCGGACTTGTCAAACTTCCGCCGGAAAGGCTCGTGGAGTTGCTTTGGCTTGCAGGTGATGCAACTGTTCGTTTCCGAAATAACGGTAATCCGGGAGTCGAGCGGATCGACTATATCCGGAGTCGACTCGGAATTGACCGCTTGATTGGAGGTTTTGATGTTTAA